A region of Lycium barbarum isolate Lr01 chromosome 1, ASM1917538v2, whole genome shotgun sequence DNA encodes the following proteins:
- the LOC132643983 gene encoding probable indole-3-pyruvate monooxygenase YUCCA4: MSSCKEEENSDQQPKWLWVHGPIIVGAGPSGLAVSACLKENGVPSLILEKSDCIASLWQHKTYDRLKLHLPKQFCQLPLFGFPKDFPKYPTKDQFIFYLEEYARHFFIVPKFKQVVKVAEFDHVSGFWRVQTQDFTYLSKWLIVATGENAEPVIPDIQGIDKFKGAVMHTSVYKSGTEFNNQKVLVIGCGNSGMEVSLDLCRHNAIPHMVVRNSVHILPREMLGISTFSVAMALLKWMPLRMVDKLLLLVTNLTLGSTDKLGLRRPKTGPLELKNVTGKTPVLDVGALSQIRTGKIQIMPGVKEITKIGAKFLDGKEREFDSIILATGYKSNVPSWFKGDFFTEQGMPKTPFPNSWKGGNGLYTVGFTRRGLLGTTNDAKNIARDVSDQWRKYKDFCKNFCTTRNLSDSQGICF; encoded by the exons ATGAGTTCttgtaaagaagaagaaaatagtgATCAACAACCTAAATGGCTGTGGGTTCATGGACCTATTATAGTAGGTGCAGGTCCTTCTGGTTTAGCAGTTTCAGCTTGCCTTAAGGAAAATGGAGTCCCTTCACTCATTCTTGAGAAAAGTGATTGTATTGCTTCTTTATGGCAACACAAAACTTATGATCGCCTTAAACTTCATCTCCCTAAACAGTTTTGTCAACTCCCGTTGTTTGGTTTTCCTAAAGATTTCCCAAAGTACCCTACAAAAGACCAGTTCATTTTTTACTTGGAAGAATATGCTAGGCATTTTTTTATTGTCCCTAAGTTTAAGCAGGTTGTGAAAGTTGCGGAATTTGATCATGTTAGTGGGTTTTGGAGGGTACAAACTCAAGATTTTACGTATTTGTCAAAGTGGTTGATTGTTGCAACAGGGGAAAATGCTGAGCCAGTGATACCAGATATTCAAGGGATTGATAAGTTTAAAGGAGCTGTTATGCATACAAGTGTTTATAAGTCTGGTACTGAGTTTAATAATCAAAAGGTTTTGGTAATTGGTTGTGGAAATTCTGGTATGGAAGTTAGCTTAGACCTTTGTAGACATAATGCCATCCCTCACATGGTCGTCAGAAATTCT GTGCATATATTACCTAGGGAAATGTTAGGGATATCTACATTTTCAGTAGCTATGGCACTACTCAAATGGATGCCTTTAAGAATGGTTGACAAGCTACTATTACTAGTAACTAACTTGACCTTAGGTAGTACAGACAAGTTAGGTCTCCGGCGACCAAAAACCGGCCCACTTGAGCTGAAAAATGTCACCGGAAAAACTCCAGTACTCGACGTCGGGGCATTATCACAGATTAGAACTGGAAAAATTCAG ATAATGCCCGGTGTGAAGGAGATAACTAAAATTGGTGCAAAGTTTTTAGATGGCAAAGAAAGAGAATTTGATTCAATAATCCTAGCAACAGGTTACAAAAGCAATGTGCCTTCTTGGTTTAAG GGTGACTTCTTCACAGAGCAAGGGATGCCAAAGACACCATTTCCAAATAGTTGGAAAGGGGGGAATGGATTGTACACAGTGGGGTTTACAAGAAGAGGGCTTTTAGGGACTACAAATGATGCAAAAAACATTGCCAGGGACGTTAGTGATCAATGGAGGAAATATAAGGACTTCTGTAAAAACTTTTGTACTACAAGAAATTTATCAGATAGCCAGGGTATATGTTTTTAG